The following proteins are co-located in the Vigna unguiculata cultivar IT97K-499-35 chromosome 9, ASM411807v1, whole genome shotgun sequence genome:
- the LOC114163328 gene encoding probable inactive purple acid phosphatase 29 has translation MALRGKWVLFPLYCFCLIPICFSAAKEGKPPQQQKLRFGKNGEFKILQIADLHYANGKTTHCLDVLRSQYASCSDLNTTAFIQRIILAEKPNLIVFTGDNIFGHDASDPAKSMDEAFAPAIASNIPWVAVLGNHDQEGSLSRKGVMKYIAGMKNTLSIVNPPDIHIIDGFGNYNLEVGGVKGTDFENKSVLNLYFLDSGDYSKVPFIPGYGWIKPSQQLWFQLTSKKLRKAYMNGPVPQKEPAPGLAYFHIPLPEYAKFDSSNFTGVKQEGISSASVNSGFFTTLVKSGDVKAVFTGHDHVNDFCGKLTGINLCYAGGFGYHAYGKAGWSRRARVVVVSLDKTESGCWEDVKSVKTWKRLDDQNLTGIDGQVLWSKNFRSNRRKKQDGES, from the exons ATGGCACTAAGAGGAAAATGGGTTTTGTTTCCACTCTATTGCTTTTGCCTGATTCCGATATGCTTCTCGGCGGCGAAGGAAGGAAAGCCGCCACAACAGCAGAAGTTGCGGTTCGGAAAAAACGGAGAGTTCAAGATCTTGCAGATTGCTGACTTGCACTATGCTAATGGGAAGACTACCCACTGCTTGGATGTGTTGCGTTCTCAGTATGCTTCTTGCTCTGACCTCAACACCACCGCCTTCATCCAAAGGATCATCCTTGCTGAGAAACCCAACCTAATTGTCTTCACTG GGGATAATATATTTGGACATGATGCCTCGGATCCGGCTAAATCGATGGACGAGGCATTTGCCCCTGCAATCGCTTCAAACATTCCTTGGGTAGCTGTTTTGGGCAACCATGACCAGGAAGGATCCCTCTCTAGGAAAGGGGTGATGAAATATATTGCTGGGATGAAAAACACTTTATCTATTGTCAATCCTCCGGACATACACATAATTGATGGTTTTGGGAACTATAACTTAGAGGTTGGAGGAGTTAAAGgtactgattttgaaaataaatcagTGCTCAATCTCTACTTTCTCGACAGTGGAGATTACTCCAAGGTTCCTTTCATTCCTGGCTACGGCTGGATCAAACCCTCTCAGCAACTTTGGTTCCAACTGACATCGAAAAAGCTTAGG AAAGCATACATGAATGGACCAGTGCCTCAGAAAGAACCTGCACCTGGTCTTGCGTACTTTCACATTCCATTACCTGAATATGCTAAATTTGATTCATCAAACTTCACAGGTGTGAAACAAGAAGGCATAAGTTCTGCTTCTGTGAATTCTGGCTTCTTCACAACATTGGTTAAATCTGGAGATGTGAAGGCAGTTTTCACTGGCCATGATCATGTCAATGACTTCTGTGGCAAGTTAACAGGTATAAATCTTTGCTATGCTGGAGGATTTGGATATCATGCTTATGGCAAAGCTGGATGGTCTAGAAGAGCAAGAGTGGTGGTAGTTAGCTTGGACAAAACAGAGAGTGGCTGTTGGGAAGATGTCAAATCAGTTAAAACGTGGAAACGCCTTGATGATCAAAATCTAACCGGTATTGATGGTCAGGTCTTATGGAGCAAGAATTTTAGAA GCAACCGCAGGAAAAAACAAGATGGTGAATCTTGA
- the LOC114164276 gene encoding 1-(5-phosphoribosyl)-5-[(5-phosphoribosylamino)methylideneamino] imidazole-4-carboxamide isomerase, chloroplastic-like gives MMRNLSASHSFGLFVTSPIFCPNNLPAITLSSRSSRRSSPSIQCAVQFRPCIDIHKGKVKQIVGSTLQDLKGGDGSDPVTNFESDKSAAEYATLYRGDGLTGGHVIMLGADPLSKASALEALHAYPGGLQVGGGINADNCLSYIEEGASHVIVTSYVFNDGQMDIGRLKDLVQIVGKERLVLDLSCRKKDGKYAIVTDRWQKFSDVFVDPGVMEFLANFADEFLVHGVDVEGKKLGIDEELVALLGKHSPIPVTYAGGVTGMADLERIKSAGVGRVDVTVGSALDIFGGNLSYEEVVAWHVQQKAYVV, from the coding sequence ATGATGAGAAATCTCTCTGCATCTCATTCCTTTGGTCTTTTCGTGACCTCACCCATCTTTTGTCCCAATAACCTTCCTGCTATCACTCTCTCCTCACGTTCCAGCAGAAGATCTTCTCCTTCCATTCAATGTGCGGTTCAATTCCGTCCCTGCATCGACATCCACAAGGGGAAAGTGAAGCAGATTGTGGGGTCAACCTTGCAAGACTTGAAAGGGGGTGATGGGTCGGATCCTGTGACCAATTTTGAGTCTGATAAGTCAGCTGCTGAGTATGCTACTCTTTACAGAGGAGATGGACTCACGGGTGGCCACGTCATCATGCTTGGTGCAGACCCTTTGAGCAAAGCTTCTGCCTTGGAAGCGTTGCATGCTTATCCCGGCGGTCTACAAGTTGGAGGGGGGATAAATGCTGACAATTGTTTGAGTTACATAGAAGAGGGAGCGAGCCATGTCATTGTGACATCTTATGTATTCAATGACGGACAAATGGATATTGGAAGGCTAAAAGATCTTGTTCAAATTGTTGGCAAAGAGAGGCTTGTGTTGGATCTCAGTTGTAGAAAAAAGGATGGTAAATATGCAATTGTCACTGATAGATGGCAGAAGTTCAGTGATGTTTTTGTTGATCCTGGTGTTATGGAATTTCTTGCCAATTTTGCTGATGAGTTTTTGGTCCATGGTGTTGATGTTGAAGGGAAAAAGTTGGGAATTGATGAAGAGCTTGTTGCTTTGCTTGGCAAACATTCACCAATTCCTGTTACCTATGCTGGTGGTGTGACTGGAATGGCTGATCTAGAGAGGATAAAAAGCGCCGGAGTGGGGCGTGTGGATGTGACTGTGGGTAGTGCCTTGGATATTTTTGGAGGAAACTTGTCTTATGAAGAGGTCGTAGCTTGGCATGTACAGCAAAAGGCCTATGTAGTTTGA
- the LOC114196150 gene encoding chlorophyll a-b binding protein 7, chloroplastic: MASACASSAIAAVSISTPSSQKNGSVLGTPKASFLGGRKLRVKKYTAAVGGGSSTTVCAVADPDRPLWFPGSTPPPWLDGSLPGDFGFDPLGLGSDPESLRWNVQAELVHCRWAMLGAAGIFIPEFLTKIGVLNTPSWYSAGEQEYFTDTTTLFIVELFFIGWAEGRRWADIIKPGCVNTDPIFPNNKLTGTDVGYPGGLWFDPLGWGTGSPEKLKELRTKEIKNGRLAMLAVMGAWFQHIYTGTGPIDNLFAHLADPGHATIFAAFTPK; encoded by the exons ATGGCTTCTGCTTGTGCCTCCTCTGCCATTGCTGCTGTTTCCATCTCCACGCCAAG TTCCCAGAAGAATGGATCAGTGTTGGGAACCCCGAAAGCTTCTTTTCTTGGTGGAAGGAAATTGAGGGTGAAGAAATACACAGCAGCAGTTGGAGGAGGATCCAGCACTACAGTGTGTGCTGTAGCAGACCCTGACAGGCCGCTATGGTTTCCAGGCAGCACTCCTCCTCCATGGCTTGATGGCAGTCTCCCCGGAGACTTTGGCTTTGACCCTCTTGGTCTTG GATCTGATCCGGAGAGTCTGAGATGGAATGTTCAGGCAGAGCTAGTTCACTGCAGATGGGCAATGTTGGGTGCTGCTGGGATTTTCATTCCAGAATTTCTGACAAAGATCGGTGTCTTAAACACCCCTTCATGGTACTCAGCTGGAGAACAAGAATACTTCACAGACACCACTACCCTCTTCATTGTTGAACTGTTTTTCATTGGTTGGGCTGAGGGTAGAAGGTGGGCTGACATAATCAAGCCAGGGTGTGTGAACACTGACCCCATCTTTCCCAACAACAAGCTCACAGGAACCGATGTTGGTTACCCAGGTGGGCTTTGGTTTGACCCTCTTGGATGGGGAACTGGTTCTCCCGAGAAGCTCAAGGAATTGAGAACTAAGGAGATCAAGAATGGGAGATTGGCCATGTTGGCTGTCATGGGTGCATGGTTCCAGCACATATACACCGGCACTGGTCCTATCGACAACCTCTTTGCTCACCTTGCAGATCCTGGCCATGCTACCATTTTTGCT GCTTTCACCCCTAAGTGA
- the LOC114163329 gene encoding uncharacterized protein C594.04c-like: MTINHNMATSSNLKNAIIAFLVPLPSILVYLSFQSAISGFPQSPSSPSTLWTWCYHHPLLFANVLFFFNVNLLFWLIGLIQSSHWMIDPYWTVIPVMLVHYYSTHPLAQYNWLRSRTVILLTWLWSIRLIHNYFRREKWQWGAREDWRFTDLSHQYGKHWWWASFFAIYVPQQVFLIGLSFPFYVIHSVNEALGMWDFVALVMCISGVVIAYIADTQLHNFVSRNTELKEAGMAEVAILEKGLWYYCRHPNYFGEQLWWWGVFVFAWKLGHGWTFIGALANSMCLGYVTKLVEERMLKQESREEAYRLYQKTTSTWVPWFKSSPLGLKCKDV, encoded by the exons ATGACAATAAATCACAACATGGCAACAAGTAGCAATCTGAAGAATGCTATCATAGCATTCTTGGTCCCTCTTCCTTCCATCCTGGTTTACCTCTCATTCCAATCGGCCATTAGTGGCTTTCCACAGTCTCCATCTTCTCCGTCAACTCTGTGGACATGGTGCTATCACCATCCTTTACTATTTGCCAAtgtccttttcttcttcaatgtCAATCTGCTCTTCTGGCTCATCGGCCTAATCCAATCCAGCCACTGG ATGATTGACCCGTATTGGACAGTGATACCGGTGATGCTTGTTCATTACTATTCAACTCACCCTTTGGCTCAGTATAACTGGTTAAGGTCCAGGACTGTGATCTTGTTGACTTGGTTGTGGAGTATCAGGCTGATCCACAACTACTTCAGGCGAGAAAAGTGGCAGTGGGGTGCCAGGGAGGATTGGCGTTTCACTGATTTGAGTCATCAGTATGGAAAGCATTGGTGGTGGGCTTCCTTCTTCGCCATCTACGTGCCTCAGCAG GTGTTTCTGATTGGACTATCATTTCCGTTCTATGTGATCCACTCGGTGAATGAGGCTCTGGGCATGTGGGACTTTGTAGCCCTAGTTATGTGTATCTCTGGTGTTGTCATAGCATACATTGCTGATACTCAGCTTCACAACTTTGTGAGCAGAAACACGGAGCTAAAAGAGGCAGGTATGGCAGAGGTTGCCATTCTTGAGAAAGGGTTGTGGTATTACTGTCGGCATCCAAACTACTTCGGAGAGCAACTGTGGTGGTGGGGAGTGTTTGTGTTTGCTTGGAAGTTGGGACATGGATGGACCTTCATAGGAGCTTTAGCGAACAGCATGTGTTTGGGTTATGTGACAAAGCTTGTGGAAGAGAGAATGTTGAAACAAGAGAGCAGAGAAGAAGCCTATAGGCTGTATCAGAAGACAACTTCCACATGGGTGCCTTGGTTCAAGTCCTCTCCTTTGGGACTGAAATGTAAGGATGTttga